Proteins encoded together in one Camelina sativa cultivar DH55 chromosome 9, Cs, whole genome shotgun sequence window:
- the LOC104712895 gene encoding probable disease resistance protein RPP1 produces the protein MTHDVFLNFRGDEIRKTFVSHLVSSLKTKYISTFIASEPFEDLDHEAMEQSLVAIPVISKHYVISDFWMDDLRKLIECEKIGTLTTIPIFFQVNPLDILSHAVGKYADTQSETLEMVQKWLYAQVSRKPSFNSNDWEDDSELVDNITSFASNILTSSTSSYHSTGLSPARSLKLESAFSPLNYRSPHKFKFRTWHCSLTLLSELREHFTLFSLPLLSLGMKRRLKELRSVTLHTDSTVIGICGTEGVGKTTLARHLYEEISPRFQHHIYMKNNINKLQSILDMLNSEVFTGSSDNAIKEMMGNRKVLLVVDGVNDMNQLKGITKDASWFGPGSRVIVITQERSLLTECGVKQIYEVECPRYEEALAFFSEIAFKQSNPLPGFEGLSFRAVHVANRLPLALKLLGSFLRDREKDVWISTLRTLEASRDSYASEINRYIGADDYAPRRPIKVDRHIGVDEANSFPLYCLALE, from the exons ATGACACACGACGTGTTCCTGAATTTCCGAGGGGATGAGATTCGCAAAACTTTTGTTAGCCATCTTGTCAGCTCGCTCAAGACCAAATACATCTCAACTTTCATAGCCTCTGAGCCTTTCGAGGACCTGGATCATGAGGCTATGGAACAGTCGCTAGTTGCGATCCCCGTGATATCAAAGCACTACGTGATTTCTGACTTCTGGATGGATGACCTGAGAAAGTTAATAGAGTGTGAGAAGATAGGAACTCTGACAACAATTCCTATATTCTTCCAAGTCAATCCTTTGGATATCTTAAGTCACGCAGTAGGAAAATACGCGGACACGCAGAGTGAGACCTTGGAGATGGTGCAGAAGTGGTTGTATGCTCAGGTGTCTCGTAAACCTAGCTTCAATTCCAATGATTG GGAGGACGACTCAGAGCTTGTGGATAACATTACTAGTTTCGCTTCTAATATCCTGACATCTTCCACATCAAGCTATCATAGTACTGGTTTAAGCCCGGCTAGGAGTTTGAAGCTAGAGAGTGCATTCAGCCCTTTAAATTACAGAAGCCCTCACAAGTTTAAATTTCGGACATGGCATTGTTCTCTCACCTTACTCAGCGAACTCCGCGAACATTTTACACTATTCTCGTTGCCCCTGCTCAGTCTGGGGATGAAGCGTCGCCTGAAAGAGCTGCGTTCTGTAACATTGCACACAGATTCTACAGTAATTGGTATTTGTGGAACGGAAGGAGTTGGGAAGACAACTCTTGCCAGGCACCTTTACGAGGAGATCTCACCACGATTTcagcatcatatatatatgaagaataaCATCAACAAGTTGCAGAGTATACTAGATATGCTAAATAGTGAAGTTTTTACGGGGAGCTCTGATAATGCCATCAAGGAAATGATGGGGAACCGGAAGGTTCTGCTTGTTGTTGATGGTGTAAATGACATGAACCAGCTAAAAGGTATAACCAAAGACGCGAGTTGGTTTGGTCCAGGAAGTCGGGTCATTGTAATCACACAGGAGAGGTCTTTGCTAACTGAATGTGGAGTGAAACAAATCTACGAGGTTGAGTGTCCTAGATACGAGGAAGCTCTTGCTTTCTTCTCAGAGATTGCTTTCAAGCAGAGCAACCCTCTCCCTGGTTTTGAAGGTCTCTCCTTTCGGGCTGTCCATGTCGCTAATCGTCTTCCTCTGGCCCTCAAACTGTTGGGATCTTTCCTACGCGATAGGGAAAAAGATGTATGGATAAGTACATTGCGTACCCTCGAAGCATCTCGTGATAGCTACGCTTCAGAGATCAATAGGTACATTGGAGCAGATGACTATGCACCCAGACGTCCGATCAAAGTGGATCGACACATTGGAGTAGATGAAGCAAACTCTTTCCCGTTATATTGCTTGGCTCTTGAATGA
- the LOC104712899 gene encoding disease resistance protein RPP5-like — MMASSSSSSSHVWKYDVFLSFREEDTRKNIVSHLHKELVNSGVVTFKDDKRLEIGDSISEEISRAIQDSRFALVILSKNYASSSWCMEELLMIMDLHFKKKIKVVPIFYGVDPSHVRHQTGSFTFDKYQGLEMANKVTHWRKALTQIASIAGKDFATCEDEALMIEEIVEGISNQLLIMQPVDYSDIVGMEAHMELLSSLLSMESKDEVRMIGIWGMGGIGKTTIARCLFDRFSRPFPTRCFLENVSKIYRNHDASYLRKKFISTALGLAEEKMKFSSVEIGPQEIKARFGRRKVFVVFDNVDDMKQVHALAKESNWFGPGSRIIITTRDRGLLISCGVRTVYEVKCLDTGAALQLFNQLAFEGGIPPSELYEKLAIRASWLAQGLPAAIEAYGLFFRRMASLKEWDDALCRFIEAPHKNVMEILKISYDGLEEADKNVFLHVACLFNGEPLHRATTLLDDGELQGCLGLKILAEKSLIEITAGGYIKMHSLIDQTARTIVNQESVQRPQGRRVLWDPYQIYKLLESNATSEPTNCMSLHMCDMVFALHLGGYTKYHDTLKFLKIYKHSDHIKSKLHLSSDDTNLLSSRLRLLQWDTFPLTTFPCRFRPRDLVEVSLHRSNLTVFWEETMEMPNLRRLDLSGSENLEHLPDLSMAVNLEELITRGCKRLKRIPESISNLTMLTKLDVSYCDQLNSYHITIRELSGGCRQVALYFSGKEVEMESITNLSVGGNIHIQMLWLDGNADHLCFSTEHQAPDELMKGEQQLPHNEPPLEFSMRTLHAVSEFHCPEPMRKAEQKPRPMSEFHEFNLIDIIRFNYNADDASFLCYGLSMFPCLKELNLINLNIEVIPDDVCGLQFLEKLDWSGNDFETLPETMNQLPRLKYASLCNCRRLKALPELVQLERIKLSGCVSLQSVFKISHAEQDWGRFQLLELWVDDCKTIQSISDKFGQYIKLSYVDLSRNDFETLPSSIGGLFSLGTLCLNKCKKLKSIERVPLCLKYLYAHGCESLETISLPLNHSVKHLDLSHCFCLKQDEHLITQFLNEGENKEESLRFAFFPGTEVPSYFDKIKTGKSLTIGLPHIWPSPKMLGFDGCIMLSCKKPFHIRFSPFSYDWDWGYERYFYLYLKPDFFHCRESSFHSTEDEEEAVKSDHLVIIRGLKNFSDKINKFGIQSDLQFSEEFKSPPAELKSCGFSLIWEDDQTDKITKNKKQRPVDSLQIWKVEEPLENLNRESVSCGD, encoded by the exons ATgatggcttcttcttcatcctcttcgtcTCATGTCTGGAAGTATGATGTGTTCCTGAGTTTCCGAGAAGAAGACACCCGCAAAAACATCGTCAGCCATTTGCACAAAGAACTTGTCAACAGTGGAGTTGTTACCTTCAAAGATGATAAAAGGCTTGAGATAGGGGACTCCATTTCCGAAGAAATCAGCAGAGCTATCCAAGACTCCAGATTCGCTCTTGTCATTTTATCAAAGAACTACGCTTCATCTAGTTGGTGCATGGAGGAGCTCCTTATGATTATGGATCTTCACtttaaaaagaagattaaagtCGTCCCCATTTTCTATGGAGTTGATCCTTCTCACGTGAGACATCAGACTGGGAGTTTCACATTCGACAAGTACCAAGGGTTAGAAATGGCTAACAAGGTCACGCATTGGAGAAAAGCTCTTACCCAGATCGCCAGCATAGCAGGCAAGGATTTTGCAACTTG TGAGGACGAGGCCTTGATGATTGAAGAGATTGTTGAAGGCATTTCAAACCAGTTGTTAATTATGCAGCCAGTAGATTACAGTGATATTGTTGGAATGGAAGCTCACATGGAGCTACTGAGTTCTCTTTTGAGTATGGAATCTAAGGACGAGGTTCGTATGATAGGAATCTGGGGAATGGGAGGCATTGGCAAAACCACCATTGCCAGGTGTCTCTTTGACCGGTTTTCAAGGCCATTTCCAACTCGTTGTTTCCTTGAAAACGTTTCGAAGATATACAGAAACCATGATGCCTCGTATTTACGGAAAAAGTTTATTTCAACAGCACTTGGTCTTGCTGAGGAGAAGATGAAGTTCTCGAGTGTAGAAATTGGACCCCAGGAGATTAAGGCAAGGTTTGGACGTCGTAAAGTCTTTGTTGTCTTTGATAATGTGGATGACATGAAACAGGTGCATGCCCTCGCTAAAGAGTCCAACTGGTTTGGTCCAGGTAGCCGAATTATCATAACAACACGGGACAGGGGCTTGCTTATTTCATGTGGAGTAAGAACTGTATATGAAGTCAAGTGCTTGGATACTGGTGCTGCTCTTCAGTTATTTAATCAGTTGGCTTTTGAAGGAGGGATTCCTCCTTCTGAACTTTATGAAAAACTGGCAATCCGAGCGTCCTGGCTTGCTCAAGGTCTTCCAGCCGCTATTGAAGCTTACGGTTTATTTTTCCGAAGAATGGCATCTTTGAAGGAGTGGGATGATGCGTTATGTAGATTTATAGAAGCTCCTCATAAAAATGTTATGGAGATCTTGAAAATTAGCTACGATGGCTTAGAGGAGGCAGATAAGAATGTTTTTCTTCATGTAGCGTGCCTCTTTAATGGTGAGCCTCTCCATCGTGCCACTACCCTTCTCGATGATGGTGAACTACAGGGTTGTCTGGGATTAAAGATATTGGCTGAAAAGTCTCTTATTGAAATCACAGCTGGTGGGTATATAAAGATGCATAGTTTGATAGACCAAACTGCTAGAACAATTGTGAATCAAGAATCCGTGCAGAGGCCCCAGGGACGAAGAGTATTGTGGGATCCTTATCAAATTTATAAACTACTGGAAAGTAACGCG ACGAGCGAACCAACTAATTGCATGTCGTTACACATGTGTGACATGGTTTTCGCGTTGCATTTGGGTGGGTATACGAAGTACCACGACACGCTCAAATTCCTCAAGATCTACAAGCACTCGGATCATATAAAGTCCAAGCTGCATTTAAGTAGTGACGATACAAATCTACTTTCATCGAGGCTTAGATTACTACAATGGGACACATTTCCATTGACAACATTCCCTTGCCGATTCCGTCCACGAGATCTTGTTGAAGTCAGTCTACATCGCAGCAATCTGACTGTATTCTGGGAAGAGACCATG GAGATGCCAAACTTGAGAAGATTGGACTTGTCAGGCTCTGAAAATCTGGAACATCTTCCAGATCTTTCAATGGCCGTGAATTTGGAGGAATTGATAACTCGAGGCTGCAAGAGGCTGAAGAGAATTCCAGAGTCCATCAGTAACCTTACGATGCTGACAAAGCTTGATGTCTCATACTGTGATCAACTTAATAGTTACCACATCACTATAAGGGAACTGAGTGGGGGCTGTCGTCAAGTTGCTCTGTATTTCTCGGGTAAAGAGGTGGAAATGGAGTCCATTACAAATCTATCCGTGGGAGGAAACATACATATTCAGATGTTGTGGCTTGATGGCAACGCAGATCACCTCTGTTTTAGTACTGAGCATCAAGCACCTGATGAATTGATGAAGGGGGAGCAACAACTACCTCATAATGAACCACCTCTTGAATTTTCTATGAGGACACTGCATGCAGTGTCAGAGTTTCATTGTCCTGAACCGATGAGGAAAGCAGAGCAGAAACCACGACCCATGTCAGAATTCCATGAATTCAATTTGATAGACATTATCAGGTTTAACTACAACGCTGATGATGCAAGTTTCCTCTGCTATGGCCTTTCCATGTTTCCCTGCTTGAAAGAGTTAAATCTAATCAACTTAAACATCGAAGTGATCCCGGATGACGTATGTGGTTTGCAATTCCTAGAGAAATTGGACTGGAGTGGCAATGATTTTGAGACTTTAC CAGAAACCATGAATCAACTTCCCAGGTTGAAATATGCCAGCCTTTGTAACTGCCGCAGACTAAAAGCATTGCCAGAACTAGTTCAGTTGGAGAGAATCAAACTCTCTGGCTGTGTGAGTCTCCAATCAGTGTTCAAAATATCTCATGCTGAACAAGATTGGGGCAGATTCCAGTTGCTGGAGCTTTGGGTTGACGACTGCAAGACCATTCAATCAATTTCAGATAAGTTTGGACAATATATTAAGCTATCATATGTAGATCTTAGCAGGAATGACTTTGAGACATTGCCATCAAGTATCGGAGGTCTTTTCTCTCTGGGAACTCTCTGCCTCAATAAGTGCAAGAAACTCAAATCGATAGAAAGAGTCCCATTGTGCCTTAAATATCTCTACGCCCATGGCTGTGAATCCCTGGAAACGATTTCCCTTCCTTTGAACCATTCTGTAAAGCACCTTGATCTAAGCCATTGTTTCTGCTTAAAGCAGGATGAACATTTAATCACTCAGTTTCTTAACGAgggagaaaacaaagag GAGTCACTGAGATTTGCTTTCTTTCCTGGAACCGAGGTGCCCAGTTACTTCGACAAGATTAAGACAGGAAAGTCCCTAACGATTGGCTTACCCCATATTTGGCCATCCCCGAAAATGCTGGGTTTTGATGGGTGTATCATGCTTTCTTGCAAGAAGCCCTTCCATATACGATTCTCGCCATTTTCTTATGACTGGGACTGGGGATATGAAAGGTACTTTTATTTGTACCTTAAACCAGATTTCTTTCATTGCCGGGAAAGTAGTTTTCATAGtactgaagatgaagaagaagctgttaaATCAGATCACCTGGTTATCATCCGAGGGTTAAAAAACTTCAGCgacaaaatcaacaagtttgGCATCCAATCTGATTTGCAATTCTCAGAGGAGTTTAAGTCTCCCCCTGCGGAGCTAAAATCATGTGGATTTAGCTTGATTTGGGAAGATGACCAAACAGACaagataaccaaaaacaaaaaacaaagacctGTCGATTCTCTTCAAATTTGGAAAGTTGAAGAACCTTTAGAAAATCTTAATAG GGAATCTGTCAGTTGTGGAGACTAG
- the LOC104712896 gene encoding uncharacterized protein LOC104712896, which translates to MTSKNNGLSAALVSNLQDVLSKRKGGNEEKVGSDGSTEEAPSTSDSVDVAAAVEEEIDDSRPIVLVTNGDGIDSPGLVSLVEALVLEGLYNVHVCAPQTDKSASAHSMTPGETIAVSSVTMKGATAFEVAGTPVDCISLGLSGALFAWSKPILVISGINQGSSCGHQMFYSGAVAGAREALISGVPSLSISLNWKKDESQESHFKDAVGVCLPLINATIRDIEKGVFPKDCSLNIEIPTSPSSNKGFKVTKQSMWRQNPSWQAVSAHRHPGAGNFMSNQQSLGAQLAQLGRDASAAGAARRFTTQKKSIVEIESVGVAGKTDTRVKKFFRLEFLAKEQEHTDEDLDVKALEDGFVSVTPLSLLPNIDSETQAAASEWISKALNSDQ; encoded by the exons ATGACTTCGAAGAACAATGGTTTGTCAGCGGCGCTAGTTTCGAATCTCCAAGATGTGCTTTCGAAGAGAAAAGGAGGGAACGAGGAAAAAGTTGGGAGCGATGGATCGACGGAGGAGGCTCCGTCTACATCTGATTCCGTTGACGTTGCCGCGGCTGTGGAGGAAGAGATCGATGACTCTAGACCAATTGTTTTAGTTACGAATGGTGATGGGATTGATTCGCCAGGGCTTGTTTCTCTCGTTGAGGCTTTGGTTCTTGAAGGGCTTTACAATGTCCATGTTTGTGCTCCTCAAAC GGACAAATCAGCTTCTGCTCATTCTATGACTCCAGGGGAAACAATCGCTGTAAGCTCTGTTACTATGAAAGGTGCCACAGCCTTTGAAGTTGCAG GGACTCCTGTGGACTGCATCTCGTTAGGATTATCCGGGGCGCTATTTGCTTGGTCAAAACCTATACTG GTAATTAGTGGAATCAATCAGGGTTCAAGCTGTGGCCATCAAAT GTTCTATTCAGGTGCAGTTGCTGGAGCCAGGGAGGCTTTGATTTCTGGGGTACCCTCTTTGTCAATATCATTGAATTG GAAGAAAGATGAAAGCCAAGAGAGTCACTTTAAGGATGCCGTTGGTGTCTGCTTACCTTTGATAAACGCCACTATCAGAGACATTGAGAAAGGAGTATTTCCTAAAGACTGCTCTCTCAACATAGAAATTCCAACATCACCCTCATCAAACAAG GGTTTCAAGGTAACAAAACAAAGCATGTGGAGACAGAATCCTAGTTGGCAAGCTGTTTCAGCTCACCGTCACCCTGGTGCTGGGAATTTCATGTCCAACCAACAAAGTCTAGGGGCTCAGCTCGCCCAGCTTGGCAGGGATGCTTCAGCTGCT GGGGCAGCTCGTCGTTTTACCACTCAGAAGAAGAGTATTGTGGAGATTGAATCGGTTGGTGTTGCTGGTAAAACTGATACCCGTGTTAAGAAATTCTTTCGTCTAGAG TTTCTTGCTAAAGAACAAGAACACACAGATGAAGATTTGGATGTCAAGGCTCTAGAAGATGGTTTT GTTTCTGTGACTCCATTGTCTCTACTTCCAAATATTGATTCAGAAACTCAAGCCGCAGCATCAGAATGGATCTCCAAAGCCCTTAACTCTGATCAATGA